In the genome of Pseudorca crassidens isolate mPseCra1 chromosome 12, mPseCra1.hap1, whole genome shotgun sequence, one region contains:
- the PATZ1 gene encoding POZ-, AT hook-, and zinc finger-containing protein 1 isoform X4 has translation MERVNDASCGPSGCYTYQVSRHSTEMLHNLNQQRKNGGRFCDVLLRVGDESFPAHRAVLAACSEYFESVFSAQLGDGGAADGGPADVGGAAAAPGGGAGGSRELEMHTISSKVFGDILDFAYTSRIVVRLESFPELMTAAKFLLMRSVIEICQEVIKQSNVQILVPPARADIMLFRPPGTSDLGFPLDMTNGAALAANSNGIAGSMQPEEEAARAAGAAIASQASLPVLPGVDRLPMVAGPLSPQLLTSPFPNVASSAPPLTGKRGRGRPRKANLLDSMFGSPGGLREAGILPCGLCGKVFTDANRLRQHEAQHGVTSLQLGYIDLPPPRLGENGLPISEDPDGPRKRSRTRKQVACEICGKIFRDVYHLNRHKLSHSGEKPYSCPVCGLRFKRKDRMSYHVRSHDGSVGKPYICQSCGKGFSRPDHLNGHIKQVHTSERPHKCQTCNASFATRDRLRSHLACHEDKVPCQVCGKYLRAAYMADHLKKHSEGPSNFCSICNRGLQAPGAHPEWGSSVPLRQDLWQQRRPEMLTSGSD, from the exons ATGGAGCGAGTGAACGACGCTTCCTGCGGCCCGTCGGGCTGCTACACCTACCAGGTGAGCAGACATAGCACGGAGATGCTGCACAACCTGAACCAGCAGCGCAAAAACGGCGGGCGCTTCTGCGACGTGCTCCTGCGGGTGGGCGACGAGAGCTTCCCAGCGCACCGCGCGGTCCTGGCTGCCTGCAGCGAGTACTTTGAGTCGGTGTTCAGCGCCCAGTTGGGCGACGGCGGAGCTGCAGACGGGGGTCCCGCTGACGTGGGGGGCGCAGCGGCGGCCCCGGGcggcggggctgggggcagccgGGAGCTGGAGATGCACACCATCAGCTCCAAGGTGTTCGGGGACATCCTGGACTTCGCCTACACTTCCCGCATTGTGGTTCGCCTGGAGAGCTTCCCCGAGCTTATGACGGCCGCCAAGTTTCTGCTGATGAGGTCGGTCATTGAGATCTGCCAGGAAGTCATCAAACAGTCCAATGTGCAGATCCTGGTGCCCCCTGCCCGGGCTGACATCATGCTGTTTCGTCCCCCTGGGACCTCGGACTTGGGTTTCCCTTTGGACATGACCAATGGGGCAGCCTTGGCAGCCAACAGCAATGGCATCGCAGGCAGCATGCAGCCTGAGGAGGAGGCAGCTCGGGCGGCTGGTGCAGCCATTGCGAGCCAAGCCTCCCTGCCTGTGTTACCTGGGGTGGACCGCTTGCCCATGGTGGCCGGACCCCTGTCCCCCCAACTGCTGACTTCCCCATTCCCCAATGTGGCATCCAGTGCCCCTCCCCTGACTGGCAAGCGAGGCCGGGGCCGCCCAAGGAAGGCCAACCTGCTGGACTCAATGTTCGGGTCCCCAGGGGGCCTGAGGGAGGCAGGCATCCTTCCATGTGGCCTGTGTGGGAAGGTGTTCACTGATGCCAACCGGCTCCGGCAGCACGAGGCCCAGCATGGTGTCACCAGCCTCCAGCTGGGCTACATCGACCTTCCTCCTCCGAGGCTGGGTGAGAATGGGCTACCCATCTCTGAGGACCCCGACGGCCCCCGAAAGAGGAGCCGGACCAGGAAGCAGGTGGCCTGCGAGATCTGCGGCAAGATCTTTCGTGATGTGTACCATCTCAATCGGCACAAGCTGTCCCACTCGGGGGAGAAGCCCTATTCCTGCCCCGTGTGTGGGCTGCGGTTCAAGAGGAAAGATCGCATGTCCTACCACGTGCGGTCCCACGATGGGTCCGTGGGCAAGCCCTACATCTGCCAGAGCTGTGGGAAAGGCTTCTCCAG GCCTGATCACTTGAACGGACATATCAAGCAGGTGCACACTTCTGAGCGGCCTCACAAGTGTCAG ACCTGCAATGCTTCTTTTGCCACCCGAGACCGTCTGCGCTCCCACCTGGCCTGTCACGAAGACAAGGTGCCCTGCCAGGTATGCGGGAAGTACTTGAGGGCAGCGTACATGGCAGACCACCTGAAGAAGCACAGCGAGGGGCCCAGCAACTTCTGCAGTATCTGTAACCGAG
- the PATZ1 gene encoding POZ-, AT hook-, and zinc finger-containing protein 1 isoform X5 has translation MERVNDASCGPSGCYTYQVSRHSTEMLHNLNQQRKNGGRFCDVLLRVGDESFPAHRAVLAACSEYFESVFSAQLGDGGAADGGPADVGGAAAAPGGGAGGSRELEMHTISSKVFGDILDFAYTSRIVVRLESFPELMTAAKFLLMRSVIEICQEVIKQSNVQILVPPARADIMLFRPPGTSDLGFPLDMTNGAALAANSNGIAGSMQPEEEAARAAGAAIASQASLPVLPGVDRLPMVAGPLSPQLLTSPFPNVASSAPPLTGKRGRGRPRKANLLDSMFGSPGGLREAGILPCGLCGKVFTDANRLRQHEAQHGVTSLQLGYIDLPPPRLGENGLPISEDPDGPRKRSRTRKQVACEICGKIFRDVYHLNRHKLSHSGEKPYSCPVCGLRFKRKDRMSYHVRSHDGSVGKPYICQSCGKGFSRPDHLNGHIKQVHTSERPHKCQVWVGSSSGLPPLESLPSDLPSWDFAQPALWRSSHSVPDTAFSLSLKKPFPALENLGPAPSSNALFCPAPPGYLRQGWTAPEGSRAFTQWPVG, from the exons ATGGAGCGAGTGAACGACGCTTCCTGCGGCCCGTCGGGCTGCTACACCTACCAGGTGAGCAGACATAGCACGGAGATGCTGCACAACCTGAACCAGCAGCGCAAAAACGGCGGGCGCTTCTGCGACGTGCTCCTGCGGGTGGGCGACGAGAGCTTCCCAGCGCACCGCGCGGTCCTGGCTGCCTGCAGCGAGTACTTTGAGTCGGTGTTCAGCGCCCAGTTGGGCGACGGCGGAGCTGCAGACGGGGGTCCCGCTGACGTGGGGGGCGCAGCGGCGGCCCCGGGcggcggggctgggggcagccgGGAGCTGGAGATGCACACCATCAGCTCCAAGGTGTTCGGGGACATCCTGGACTTCGCCTACACTTCCCGCATTGTGGTTCGCCTGGAGAGCTTCCCCGAGCTTATGACGGCCGCCAAGTTTCTGCTGATGAGGTCGGTCATTGAGATCTGCCAGGAAGTCATCAAACAGTCCAATGTGCAGATCCTGGTGCCCCCTGCCCGGGCTGACATCATGCTGTTTCGTCCCCCTGGGACCTCGGACTTGGGTTTCCCTTTGGACATGACCAATGGGGCAGCCTTGGCAGCCAACAGCAATGGCATCGCAGGCAGCATGCAGCCTGAGGAGGAGGCAGCTCGGGCGGCTGGTGCAGCCATTGCGAGCCAAGCCTCCCTGCCTGTGTTACCTGGGGTGGACCGCTTGCCCATGGTGGCCGGACCCCTGTCCCCCCAACTGCTGACTTCCCCATTCCCCAATGTGGCATCCAGTGCCCCTCCCCTGACTGGCAAGCGAGGCCGGGGCCGCCCAAGGAAGGCCAACCTGCTGGACTCAATGTTCGGGTCCCCAGGGGGCCTGAGGGAGGCAGGCATCCTTCCATGTGGCCTGTGTGGGAAGGTGTTCACTGATGCCAACCGGCTCCGGCAGCACGAGGCCCAGCATGGTGTCACCAGCCTCCAGCTGGGCTACATCGACCTTCCTCCTCCGAGGCTGGGTGAGAATGGGCTACCCATCTCTGAGGACCCCGACGGCCCCCGAAAGAGGAGCCGGACCAGGAAGCAGGTGGCCTGCGAGATCTGCGGCAAGATCTTTCGTGATGTGTACCATCTCAATCGGCACAAGCTGTCCCACTCGGGGGAGAAGCCCTATTCCTGCCCCGTGTGTGGGCTGCGGTTCAAGAGGAAAGATCGCATGTCCTACCACGTGCGGTCCCACGATGGGTCCGTGGGCAAGCCCTACATCTGCCAGAGCTGTGGGAAAGGCTTCTCCAG GCCTGATCACTTGAACGGACATATCAAGCAGGTGCACACTTCTGAGCGGCCTCACAAGTGTCAG GTGTGGGTTGGGAGCAGCAGCGGCCTGCCGCCCCTGGAATCTCTTCCTAGCGACCTGCCATCATGGGACTTTGCCCAGCCTGCTTTGTGGAGGTCGTCCCATTCGGTTCCTGACACCgccttttccctttctctaaaAAAACCCTTCCCAGCCCTCGAAAACCTGGGCCCGGCACCCTCCAGCAACGCTCTCTTCTGCCCAGCCCCGCCGGGCTATCTGAGGCAGGGTTGGACTGCCCCAGAGGGCAGCCGGGCCTTTACCCAGTGGCCTGTGGGCTAG